One Sphingomonas sp. FARSPH DNA segment encodes these proteins:
- a CDS encoding aromatic ring-hydroxylating dioxygenase subunit alpha: MAYWLTEAWYCALYSDLLVEEGLQARTLLDQPMVLWRDTKGAVHAMEDRCPHRYAPLSLGKQVGDNIRCGYHGLEFDGSGMCVRNPHGGGQIPRSAALRTYPACERGGIVWVWMGRGEPTFETIPDLSIFEEGSPYQLGQPGWLSLDVPFDLMIDNLMDLSHAALLHENILGNEQSIAGETRFREENGLVYAQRLMPNIDPPEYFDLIYLNDGAKIDMWHDIHWQAPASLLLDIGSTHPGGTKDEGTSVLAQHIITPVTETSCMYHFMSARRNPPKRGEAEDAQIQARLFELRKMAFAEQDAPMIAAQYATIKRHGSYRPVALASIDKAVVLWRRRHEAALAAETAARAA; this comes from the coding sequence ATGGCATATTGGCTGACCGAGGCGTGGTACTGCGCGCTCTACTCCGACCTCCTGGTCGAGGAAGGTCTGCAGGCGCGAACTCTGCTGGACCAGCCGATGGTCTTGTGGCGCGACACGAAGGGTGCAGTCCACGCCATGGAGGACCGTTGCCCGCACCGTTACGCTCCGCTCAGCCTCGGGAAACAGGTCGGCGACAATATCCGTTGCGGCTACCACGGCCTGGAATTCGATGGCTCAGGCATGTGCGTTCGCAATCCGCACGGGGGCGGGCAGATTCCCAGGTCCGCGGCGTTGCGAACCTATCCCGCCTGCGAACGTGGCGGGATCGTCTGGGTCTGGATGGGCCGTGGCGAACCGACCTTCGAGACGATCCCCGACCTGTCGATCTTCGAAGAAGGCTCGCCCTATCAGCTGGGGCAACCGGGTTGGCTGTCGCTCGATGTCCCCTTCGATCTGATGATCGACAATCTGATGGACCTCAGCCACGCGGCACTCCTGCATGAGAATATCCTCGGCAATGAACAGTCGATTGCCGGAGAGACGCGCTTCCGGGAGGAAAACGGTCTTGTCTACGCCCAGCGGCTGATGCCGAACATCGATCCGCCGGAGTACTTCGACCTGATCTATCTCAACGATGGTGCCAAGATCGACATGTGGCACGATATCCATTGGCAGGCGCCGGCCAGTCTGCTGCTCGACATCGGTTCGACGCATCCCGGCGGAACGAAGGACGAAGGCACGTCGGTCCTGGCGCAGCACATCATCACGCCGGTCACCGAAACCAGCTGCATGTACCACTTCATGAGCGCGCGGCGGAACCCACCGAAGCGCGGCGAAGCGGAAGACGCACAGATCCAGGCACGGCTGTTCGAACTGCGCAAGATGGCATTCGCCGAACAGGACGCGCCGATGATCGCTGCGCAGTATGCAACGATCAAACGCCATGGATCCTACAGGCCGGTCGCGCTCGCCAGCATCGACAAGGCAGTGGTTCTGTGGCGTCGTCGACATGAAGCGGCTCTGGCCGCCGAAACGGCCGCACGTGCCGCCTGA
- a CDS encoding S-(hydroxymethyl)glutathione dehydrogenase/class III alcohol dehydrogenase encodes MKTRAAVAFEARQPLEIVELDLEGPKAGEVLVEIMATGICHTDAYTLDGLDSEGIFPSILGHEGAGIVREVGAGVTSVMPGDHVIPLYTPECRQCKSCLSGKTNLCTAIRSTQGKGLMPDGTTRFSYKGQPIYHYMGCSTFSNFTVLPEIAVAKIRPDAPFKTSCYIGCGVTTGVGAVVNTAKVQVGENVVVFGLGGIGLNVIQGARLAGAGRIIGVDVNSEREAWGRRFGMTNFLNSKGLGRDETVARVLEMTDGGADYTFDATGNTEVMRIALEACHRGWGTSIVIGVAEAGKEIATRPFQLVTGRNWRGTAFGGAKGRTDVPKIVDWYMEGKIAIDPMITHVLTLDEINKGFDLMHAGESIRSVVLY; translated from the coding sequence TTGAAGACCCGCGCCGCTGTCGCCTTTGAGGCGAGGCAACCGCTCGAAATCGTCGAGCTAGATCTGGAAGGCCCGAAGGCCGGTGAAGTGCTGGTCGAGATCATGGCGACCGGCATCTGCCATACCGACGCCTATACGCTCGACGGTCTGGACTCGGAGGGTATCTTCCCGAGCATCCTCGGCCACGAAGGCGCCGGTATCGTGCGGGAGGTTGGCGCGGGCGTGACCAGTGTCATGCCCGGGGATCACGTCATCCCGCTCTACACGCCCGAATGCCGCCAGTGTAAGTCGTGCCTCAGTGGCAAGACCAACCTGTGTACCGCGATCCGCAGTACCCAAGGCAAGGGCCTGATGCCCGACGGCACCACGCGCTTTTCATACAAGGGGCAGCCCATCTACCATTACATGGGCTGCTCGACCTTTTCGAATTTCACCGTGTTGCCCGAGATCGCGGTGGCGAAGATCCGCCCCGATGCACCGTTCAAGACGAGTTGTTACATCGGCTGCGGCGTGACGACCGGGGTCGGGGCGGTGGTGAATACCGCCAAGGTCCAGGTCGGTGAAAATGTCGTTGTCTTTGGTCTCGGCGGCATCGGCCTCAACGTCATTCAAGGCGCGCGGCTCGCCGGTGCTGGCAGGATCATCGGCGTCGACGTCAACTCCGAGCGCGAGGCGTGGGGCCGGCGCTTCGGTATGACCAACTTCCTCAACTCGAAAGGCCTCGGTCGCGACGAGACCGTCGCTCGGGTGCTGGAAATGACCGACGGCGGTGCGGACTATACCTTTGATGCTACTGGCAACACCGAGGTGATGCGGATCGCGCTGGAGGCGTGTCATCGCGGCTGGGGCACCAGCATCGTCATCGGCGTGGCGGAGGCGGGCAAGGAGATCGCGACGCGTCCCTTCCAGCTCGTCACGGGGCGCAATTGGCGCGGCACCGCGTTCGGCGGGGCGAAGGGTCGCACCGACGTCCCGAAAATCGTTGACTGGTACATGGAGGGCAAGATCGCGATCGATCCCATGATCACCCATGTCCTCACCCTCGACGAAATCAACAAGGGGTTCGACCTGATGCACGCTGGTGAGAGCATCCGCTCGGTCGTGCTTTACTGA